In Leptolyngbya sp. O-77, the genomic window TTCGGTTGTTGACAACACTTCTAAAGTGTTGCCTAACAGCCCTTGGTTTGTCAGGGTTATGATTAGTGCTTCGGAGGAGTGTCCCTTATCTTCAACCTTTGACAGGACTTCAGCCCAGTTAATAGCACCGATACAGGCACTATCGTTGAGTGCTGTTTCGACAAGGCCAGCTCCATCTTCATCAAAAAGATAGGCCAGCATCGCTGAAGCATCTAAAACTACACTACTCACAGGCTGCGCTCCGACGACGTTCCTGAATTAGCTCATCAACAACGCTTTTTTCTGGAGTTGGATTTTTAAGGATTCCGCGCAAGCTATGAATCTTCTGTTTCAGGCTCGTGAGTTGAATCACCCCTGTCTCTG contains:
- a CDS encoding type II toxin-antitoxin system VapC family toxin: MSSVVLDASAMLAYLFDEDGAGLVETALNDSACIGAINWAEVLSKVEDKGHSSEALIITLTNQGLLGNTLEVLSTTEKDALLIAQLRPQTKSLGLSLGDRACLALGMRLEIPVLTADTAWNNLTLNISIRMVR
- a CDS encoding AbrB/MazE/SpoVT family DNA-binding domain-containing protein, with the protein product MTLQQYPKTLYLDAEGRLSLPDSVRQELGLVEGDRFILTVSETGVIQLTSLKQKIHSLRGILKNPTPEKSVVDELIQERRRSAACE